The segment ATTTCAAGTCAGATGATCACAAAAAGAAACTTAGAAGACAGTGACTTCATTGAGATGACAAACAGACAATCACTTTTATCGACCATGTAGGCACGGCAGTAGGCTCCCTTCCTGAACTCTGCTCTGTGGAGAGGAGCAAGCTAAGGCTACTATAACCACCAATTCTATCTGCAATGTCTCTTTGGTTTGTGATATGAGGTCAgagacttctttctttccctgacAGTCACTGGTCCTTAAGCTGGAGTGTGTTCTGCTGGTGCAGTGGAACCCAGTGTGGTTCCCAGTAATCAACCTGGCTGGTGCCCAATCACCGGAACTTCAGCTTCAGTGGATCTGACACCCACGCCTAGCGTTTACATTCACTGTACTCACATGTACAAAGCcacactcagaaacacacacatttgtgtgcatgcatgcacacacataaacacacacacaaatacaaatttaaaaagttctaATGTCACAGATaaagtttcatttcatttatgtTACTGTTCACTCAACATTTATTAACTAAATTATAAttagtttaaatttatttaaaagggGAATATATTGCTgaaaaattagaagagaaaatgCAGTACCAATATAGAAAAAGGTTTGAGACTTCTCTACTAGAATTTATTTCCTAacaatgtattttgtatattctcTGAGAAATTTCTGAATTCTACACATTATATACTtctgttacatatatttatttgtattcaaaCATGTAACAACTTTAGGAAGGTTTAAAATAAGCTTTCAGAACTTAGTTATTAACACAGTACCAAGATCTCTCTTCTATACAACCTATTTTAATagataaaatacttacaaactaGAAATATATACATTCTATGCAAGCATTTTAAATTAGTTTTGGTATTCACTAACTTAAGTACTCAAGAACTTGATGTGAAGAATCTAGGAGAGTAAAAGTCTGTTTCTCAAGAGAACTGTGGTCCTCTACCAATGCAGACATTTTGGAATTTCTATATTCTAAGAGTTCATGATCCTTGCTTGATATCAATAATTCATTATCAGCTATCCCAATAGTTGCATCTTCTACCAGAATATTTGCCTGGTATGTTCCAACTGGGATTTCAGAAAATCCAATGTAGTCGTGATCTGCCACTATTGAACCTTGCAAGAGATAAAGACTGTCTGAAAGAGAAAGATCAACAGTTCATTTTAGAATTGAaaggaaacagaattttaaaCTTAAACATTAAGTGAGGAACAAAACTTAAAGCAGTAAAAATAAGTCCTAGATATTAACCTAAAAAGCTCTCTGATCAAAGTGAGCATTGTAGTATACATCTtgaaccctagcacttgggaggcagaagcagacagatctcctACCCTGCATTCCCCCAAAACCCAACCTCTTATCCattaaacataaacatacacaaaaagtGAACAAAATTATGTACACATACCCCCCACACAATAGTTCACATTTAAAGAATGTAGGAACACTAAATATATTGAAACAAAGCTTCCCCTTTCCTCAGTGGTGTACATTATCTATACGAGACAGGGGCAGCAGCAGGACAGGttaaaacaaaattacagaacTATAATTCTGATTTTGATGATATGCTTATTATGCTTCTACAGTGCCGTTCTGTGTAAGCTAATACGGCTCTTTTTAGCCAACTGAATTgctacactatatatttctaattccattctcttctcttctggaaTTCTAGAAACATGACTCTGTCAATGACTTACTTTTAGCCTGATAATAGTCACATAGAAGTTCCTAAAGTCCCTAAATTTATGGTAATAAATGAGTGCTGCTTGAAGCACTAACTCTGCTGTAAATTGTCATGATAGCAATATAAAGCTAgcataataaaaattactttgtaaGTGGGGTTTTAATTGTGACGGAGAGAACGAGCCCGaagcaacaaagcaaacaaagcaaacaaatttaAAGCCAGAACATGTCAGATGGACAGCAACACCCTTACCCTTTTACAAGAGATTATGATTACAACGGGATACTAGTATAGTTCTGAAAGTCTTATCAAAATAAGTagcttagaaaaaaacaaaacaaaacaaaaaaccaaaaaaaccaaaacaaaacaaaaaataagtagcTTAGAGTGCTCAACGTCAAATTAGACAGAACAGCAAGCAGGTCTGCTTAAAATAGCACTGACAAATCATGCTAACCTAGTACTTCTGAATGTGTTAGCACAGTATTCTATTCCAGAAACAGATGACAGGAACTTGGCAGTGTAAGTCCATCTGTTTTAGACTGTGACTCTACTACAGCCAAGACATCAACAGTAGTAAAGAGTAATATGACAGATATAAACAGCTACTTGAGCTCCTTTTGGATATTGGATATTTAGACTcaagtcaaataaaaaaatgtttgatgGTTAAAGACACTGTTTTGATTAAATTCACTTTGTGGATTATTCAAAGTCAGCTGCTGAGGTAAATTAAAGGCTTTTAGGAAAATGCATGATGCTGCAGGAAAAGATGGAAAAggccatttttatttactttgtatatttgccaataaaatacacatacacatacaaaggaTTAAGTATGACCGAAGAACTAGTTTGTAGCATGGTTgataggaaatttttcttttttttttttctcttttttttcgagacagggtttctctgtgtagccctggctgtcctggaactcactctgtagaccaggctggcctcgaactcagaaatccacctgcctctgcctcccaagtgctgagattaaaggtgtgtgccaccaccgcccggcaggaaattttaaaatatatccatcTATCAATTTTAAATGTCTACGTTCATACTATAATAGCAACACTACAATTGTCTtgtattattaaaagaaaaatttccagaaaCTTTAATCTAGTGTTCTCAACTTGTTTCTGAAATACTCAGAAGGAAAATAATTTGATTTCCTTTCTAAATGTCTTTGATAAGAGAAAACTAGAAGATTGCCGCAGCAGGCCCTGGCACTGCAACACTCTGTAGGCAAATCTTGTATGACTGTAGGTTAACATGTTAGAAGGAAGTGTATTCTGAAGATGAAGGCCTGAGAAGGAGATCTTTGTGAAATTAAAGAACTCATACAATCCCTTTTCCCTATTTGAAGAAGGGAGGGCCTGTAAACAGCTCTGAAGTGAGAtgacacaaagaaatgaatataCTTTCCTTACCAGGAGGTACCCACATGTTCAGAATTAGAACAGTCTAAGGCTTATAATAGCAGTGCTGAAGTACCGAGCAGAGTAGATAAGGATGCTCTCTGGCATAGTCGGGGTCTATAAACAGAATGGAATGGCGCAGTTCTATAGCATTCTGAGCATTCTCCGTCCTCCACCTTAACCCatgacttaagactttatgaAGGAACATTAACGGGAAACACTTTTAGAGTTCCCTTAGTTATCTCACAACTAGATTCTGGACAACATGCTTGTCTTTGGTAGTAATGATCTGAGCTGCTGTTTTTCCACACAAAAATGGGGCAGCAGGTAAGAGAATAGTATGCAAAATTGAAGATGGAATTGTTCCTTATGTGGAACAGGTTCAGCATTTTCCATAGCAGTTATGAAAATACAACAGAAgtcaaaaaaaaatcctgcagtTTACTTTCATATTATATAACACTATCAATCACTCATCAATCAATTTTATATGCTTGTTTcctaatgagagagaaagaaaaagagtggaTAAGGGcgggtggggaagtggggagggccTGAGGtagtcagagaaggggaaaaggtaatcagaatatattgtgtgaaaaaagataatcaaaatataatgtagaaaaaactattttcagcaaaaaaagtaaaaagaaaaatgagtttgtGAAAGTCCATTCTGATCAGACTCCTGGAAAGAACTAAAGCGATCATGTTTTCTAGAACTTAGATGGAGCGGACTCtaaccaaggaaggaaggaagtttgcTTGGAAACTTGAAACTGAAGCACTAGAGTGGTGGCAGCCACTTACCCTGCTCACTGTACTCTCTCACATAGGGCCTGAGGTGGGACATTTTGATAGGTCGTTTGAGTCTGCTTCCCGTGTTATCTCTGAGGACAGCACATCCGCTTTCTGTAATGTAGTCGATGACACAGGGCCCAACCCACTCAGACTGGAAGCGGCCATCCTTCCACCAGTTCTTCCTCTGTCTTAAAACCTCATGACCCACTTTCAAATGAAAGGGATTTAactgctttgctttcttcttaacAACTTTGCTTTTACTTGGTTCATCCGAATTGTTGTTCTCCATCTGTAAATGCCAAGAATAATTAGGCCAGGCCTTAACTGTAAAGGCACACCCTGAGTAGATTATGGCAGTGATATTTACTAAAATGAAGGATGCAATCCTAgtttaaaaacactttaaagtCAGTATCACAGAAGGTACATAGAGCAGGCCAAGTGAATCAGAGTACTTCGACTAATAAAAGTACTGAGTACAAAATTCTGCCAACAAAAATTCTAACAGGTTAGAAACCAGGTCTACCCAGTCTCCCCAATTCATGAATTTCCTCTAAGTCTCTCAGAATTTCATAGTTTATGAACACACTGTTTAGGTTTTGGGGAACATGTTCAGTGGTAAGTGCCTGAGacacatgaggacctgggttagattcccagcatgCCCTGCACAAAGCAGCACATGTCAGCAATCCCTGCAACTGGGGGAAAGAAGGTGGAAAGGGGTGGACTTGGAGCATCCGGGTGCTCTCCAGTCAGCTGGTCCAGCTGCGTCAGTGCGTTCCAGTGTCAGCCAGTGACCTTGGCtcaaaatataaggaaaatataaCATGTCCATTACTCATCTCCACACACTTGCTTACCCCTGAGCATGTGCATAATAAAAActcccccacctcttttttttttttttttttggttaaggGTACAATGTGGCCACATATGTGAACATGCCCACATGCTGAGATTTTAAACATAATTCCTCTTTAGTAGGGCTTCACAAAGGGAACTTTCCTAGTAGATAGAATCACCTGGCCCGCTGCTGGTGCCTTGTTCTCCAACACCCCGTCAGCCTCTCTGACCGCAGCTACGATTCTGGCAAACACACTCATGTCTCCACCTGCTTCTTCAGGACGACACTCCGACACGCAAGGATTCCGATTGAACATTTGGAAATATGGTGTGTTTTTAGTAGGCTcctatttttaagaaaaacagaaaacttgtAATAGAATCAACCCCCAAACCCTTTCATATTCCTGGAATTCAGGATAagcaattaataataaaaaggcGCATACCAAGTGAGTCACATTGAAGGCAAAGGAAAGCGCTGGCAGGTGCTCATCCCAGTTGGTCGGGTGCTCGGCACAGTGTTTCAAGAGGAATGTTTTGATTGTGCTAGGTGTACTTTCAGCTGGATTAACACTTCCAGAAGTATGAGAAATTACAATCTCTTTTGCACCAAATAATCTATATAGCTCAACATTGAtctaaaaaaatatgaaaaagaaaactgactgctAAAAGTTCGTACTTTCCCTCTGGcataaaaaaatttcaagaaaccTGAATTTTGTCTTCCATTGCCCACAAGCATTTAGATAAAATACATACCCATTTGGGTAAATCCCTACAAACTGAGTCTGATCCACATATTAGTTTTGTCTTACATTATTGTCATTACATGCCAGGACAATTTTATGATGTATTactaatttcatttaaaagacaGAAGCTTACTAACGAAGCTTGGGTAGTCTATGCACCTTACCCAGTATATATACAAAGACATGGAAGGACAAACTTAGTAATTCACACTGTAAGTAAATAATGTAAAACAACTATTTCCCCGCCTTCATGCTCCCAGTTGTTGTTATGTTGTTATTCAATTTAGTTAACCTTCCACTAATAAGTTGCTCtgtgaaaagaatattttatacaaataacTCAGAATAATTAAAAAGGTTTATGAAAGAAAagcatatgtgaatatgtatgtatgtacacacacacacacacacacacacacacacacacacagtctccaaCCAAACATACATTTCCCAAAACTCTCAGAGGGTAGACGTGGTCACATGAAAGCTATAGCAGAAAAAGATTTAAGTTAAAACTGCTGTACAAACTCTGCAAGCACTAGCTTTTTTTGTCCCTGTCCTCTCTTGTTAACTGCAATATAAATATGATGACTTGGCTCTGGCGGCCACACTGTCAGCACAAGGCTGACTGTTCCACTCCAAAGATGGGGGAAGAGGAGTGTGGAGCCTGGGTCCCACGGATGCTCAGCTTTCCTGCTAACCTTTTCTTTTACCTGAGTACAAAACTTCTATTTCAATCTTGACcttgggaaagggaaaggaattcTGTATCACTTGCACCTGAGCACGACTCCTCACCATTCTTATGCAGGAGGCTATAAGACTCTTAAGTCACGTGACCTCTATGAGTAGCTTGGTGAAATTTAGATCTTATATTCATAAATTTAATTAACTGTTGAAATGAAAGAATGAGTGAGGCATCTACTTCTGCATGCTGTCTTCCATTCTTCTCCTGTACTTCACATACCACGCATGACTACTGAATAACTTAGTATGCTAGGATTAATCTGCAACATTAGTAAAGGCTTTTAGTTTGTATACATAttagtatgtatacatatgtatacatccaTATACATTTAGTTAGTATACATATTATCACAGCTATCTATGTAactatataatatgtacatataaaattattcttaatattttaacatgATATAAATATGTTCAATTATTTCACTCTTgttaacataattttattatatttttattttgggttgTTCTTAAGCTAAGTATTATTTGATTTGATCATCTGATTTTAGTTTAAAGACATCAAAAGACAGGTTTACAACAAAATCTAGTAGAATACATTACATACCTCCATATCTACAGCAATTTGCTTCAATGTACTAACCACCCTATAAAGCACAAAGGACTGTGTGCTAGACACTGACAGACTGATACATGCTCCCGAATGTGAGTACTTTTTCCTACCTGTTCAATGAATTCATCTCTTTGGTCCATTATTATTTTCTGAGGAGGTCCATATAGGAAAAATATATTGATAATAGCTTTAGAAATTTCTGATGCTGAAACATCACATAAAGGCAAAATCATAACCCATTTTGTGAACCAATCTGTCATGATTATAGCATACACATGACTTCTGTTGCTTGTATGGAAAGGTCCCATCAGATCAACAGTAACTACACTCCACGGGTTTCCCATCATGGGAAGGTGCTGCTGAGCTGCTACGATAACTGTGTTTTTTGCTACTTGGCAATGCTGACAAGCATATACCTACAGAGAGGCACACAATAAGGAAAATACACATAAGTGTTATAATATTCACTATAATAGAAACCAGTTTTATAAAGCAGAATCCTAACATGGTCAACAGGTACTTTGTGTCTCAGAAATTCTCTGGCCTGAGAACGGCCCATAAAATGATACCTTTTATTTGGAACGTCAGGCGGACATCAGTGCGAGCAGCTGTGTGAAGTCCAAACAGCAGTAGCATGGGACTGCCCCCTGCCTCCAGGACTGAACGCCtgtctcgggggtggggggggggtcttaCTCAAGTGAAATGTAATTCTGCTTCATAGACAAATATATACTGAATCAGGATTGTAAGCAAGTCttctattattttatctttagttGACAAAAAACTTTCTACAACTAGCTGTGGTGGCACATTTCCGTAGTACGTAGCCTTAGACAGCAGTTGCTGCAAAGCTGCCATAGTCACAGAGTCCAtgcaacaatgacaaaaaaaaaaaatcaagttgggtCATaagatcttaaagaaaaaaaaaaaaggaagaatataaaaggaaaaactaaCCTCTAATGGACTATCATGCAATATCCCCCTTTTCCATAATTTTAAGCCACCATGGAACTATGTAATAAATTATACACACAAATGATATTTCTTCCTACAATTTTTATCCTACAGTTTATTAACTCATTTATTTCACTAATATTTGCTGAACCACAATTTTAATCAAAAAATCTTAAAGATTCCAGAAACCTTTGTATTACCTAGGGAAAACATAGGTATCATGAACCTTCATTTAACGCCAGTGtctctcaacttgtgggttgagacccctttggggttACATGTCAAATTTCCAGCATAACAGAGAGCTACAATATGATTTAAAACAGTAGCAccattacagttaggaagtagaaatgaagtaattttatagttgaggTCACTACACCATGAGGAACTATAAGGGTCACAGCATcgggaagttgagaaccactgccgaCTGACTAAATTATAGATggtactatttttaaaacatttccagaATTTCAGTCAGGAAAGTATTTTCAAACCaacttctaagaaaaaaatgtagaaaaaaaaccacaaaacatccTCATTGCGATCAGTCATTTGTTTAATGGTAACAGGGTAGCTGACAGACAGATGGTGTTAAGGCACAGAAGCATGGATAGTCATCATCTGATGCCTAACCATCTCACTTTCCAGCTTAAATGTATTCCCCAGCAATAAAAAGCATGGTTTTAAAAGGACATCTTTTCTCAAATTGTAACCACTTGATGGCTACTTTACTGTATGCTGTACAGGGACACTAAGAATGCTTACAGTTAGGGCTTAAGTTCCTGTTATTTAGATTTgacaccttcctttcttccttccttcctttcattttcttggttggttgtttgttggTTGTGTTCTTTCAAGTCAGGGTTTATCTGTGTGGCCCTGGAGGCCCCAGAACTTATTTGGgaaaccagactggcttcaaactcagagatggacctgcctctgccttccaagggatGGGACTAAGGATGTGCACCTCCATGGCCTGGCTGATTTGACAGTTTTCTATCTTAAGACAGAATAGGGACAGAAGGAGCGAGTTCGCACTGAAACTGATTTATTATAAAGAGGCTTACTTTCATCATATACAGAAACCATTCATGATGGTGCTAAGGGTATAAGAGTTAGCAAAAGAATTTCAACTGCACCTGAATTTTGTCTGCAAAATAGAGCTCTAATTCTCAATAAACCTGtcaaaatattgtattttcttaGTTTAATTTATACTCTACTGATTTAAGGTAATTATAAAGGGAAATAAAGTTAcctttactttaaatattttcttatttcagaaaTAATCTATAACGTACTTATTCCACAGGTGAGATGTGCAGTACCTCTTAAGTAACACtgacctctgtatttatcagaaaGACAATAAGACATCCCTAAGCCCTGTGTGGCAGCCATACCCACTGCTTGACGTCATTGGTCACGGACGTCCAGTAGTAGCTGGATTCCACTAGAGTGAGAGTTCTGGAGATGCCGTGATGGACACCAGGGCCATTCTCGTGGCACTCTCTAAgcactttcttcttctcctcttccgaAACAACTACCAAACgattctgttttctgtcttttcccaCATAAAACAgctttttctctgaaatgaatgacataaaaaatataaatttcaaaggTCTATAGTGTTAGGACAATTATAGCCTTAACTTAAAGCTGTGacgatttttaaatttattctcatAAGAATCTTTCCTTAAAACAGAGTATTTActttcaataatatttccatgcaTTCTGAAGATCCAGAAGCACCACTGGCTGCTATCATCACTGGATGCTATGTAGGCATCAACAGAAATGGAGTGAGCTTGTTCACCAAATCATGTGCTAACTAGGGGAAGATGACCCAACCTTTCTATGGAAGTACCCAGACTAGGGAAACACTCGTGGAAGCTAAAGCTATTAAAATGGCTTAGGTTATAAAATGAGTTCATATTGATGAGATGCCTCTTGGTACaaacttttctgtgtttttttgtttgtttttgtttttgtaagcaacacccttcctctcctttttctgatCTGAGTAAAGTAGGATAGCACAGTGGAAGGGGCACAGTtctcagttctctcctctcaaGATACCTAAGTGGAGGAGCAGGCAGGGGACAGGGAGAACCATTTCCCCAGCTTATGTGGGGTAGCTATGCAGGCTTCAGAATACATCAAGATACTACGGGGATTAATAAACAGAAACCCCATCTTACTCAATATATCTCCAGGGCCTATGATATGATTGGCACGCCACAGAAATTCAATAAGCATTttcacatgaatgcacacacgtCCACTTTAGTGTAAGAGGTCTGTCTACTGTTAATAAGAGCCACTGACAGGAATCTACATAGGGATATATGAACAGGAATTTATTTATGACCTGAGAATTTACAACCTTATATTCTGCCCTGATCTGGAAAGCCCAATGCTTTATCTCCAGCTAAGACTTCCATTAACAGCATTCACTCGGTATCTGCTGACTGTGCCTTTTGCTTGTCTCATGCTCACTTTGCTTTCCCCATCGAAGCAGCTGGAAAGGAGGCAAAGCTTTCATAATTGCCCTACTGCCTGTCAAATATTTAATGTACTGATGGAGCaccaaagcaagaaaacaaatataatccTGAGAATAATTAAAGGTACAgtgtgaggggaggggagtgggtaAGCGCAGCTACAGATACAGGGAGACTCTCCCAGCCTTTTATTTTAGTAAGCAAACTAGTCAGCTCTGTTACTATTGCCTTACGAAGCATCCAATAGTTTCCTCAGCACAGCGGCATTAGTGTCTGCAGGTGCATCATGTAAGAAACATTAGGTGGCAAAAGCGAGAGAAATTAATTCATGTAATTCTTTTCATGGATATTCCTTTTGATCTATAATTTAAcaggtcattttcttttctttttagatttattttatgtgtgtgtgtgtgtgcacgtgtgtgcgtatGAGCAGTTGACTGTTGATACACACTAAGTCTAGAAGCTGGAGTTAGACGTGGcggctgtgagctgcccagccAGAGCACTGGAAACTGGACTTGATCAGTACacgctcttacctgctgagccatctctccagccccttaatatGTCTTCTTCATGTTTACCAGCCTTAagttagttttactgtgttttaCATTACTTTTGAGATAATATTCCACTTAACTGATAACCACTTAGCAATAACCAAGTTACTAGAGAATTTGCAAGGATTCTACAATACCTGGAGAAGAACTATAACTTGAGATGCAGACACTGATCTCACCTTTGAAGACAAATTTCTTAGCTGCTCGTCTTATGCCACTTCTCTCACTCGACAGTGTTGTTGGGTGGTACTCCCCTGTGCGCTTATAGTATGCGATCTGTTTGAGATGAAGGTCGCCATTTTTCCCACTACGGACCATCTTGAACCTAGGGAAGATTATTTAAAGGTGTTACTCAAATGACAAGCTAATTCTGTTGCTATTTCTGTTCAGGCCTCAGTCACATTTCTGCTTATGCATGAATTGAGCATTCCCAGAATATTATCTGTGAGAGAGATAATTGCAGAACAGAACAGGGACAAGAGTGATGTCTACAAACTAAAGCATCTGAATGCTACTTTTGAGATCTGTCACGACAAATGATCTTGTCTCCTTCGTGTGATATaagaaatgctaaaaaaaaaaaaacaaaaaacaaaaaacaaaaaaaacaaacccctctgtCATActaggaaggagaaggaagtgagCATACTTCAGAAGTTAGCTTGGAGTCTCTTGTTGGCATCAAAAGAAATATCATTCACAGAGGCTGAGTTTTGGTATTAATATTTAAGGAGGGAAACCATCTTAtgttacttttaaagatatttgatattactttaaagtaaaaacaaaactctaatcAAATCACATTTGATGTTTTATTATAAATGGttaaatgataaatgatagtGGTTCAGCAACTAGATTCCATATACTctgaactataaaaataaataagcctagCTTTCCTTTAACAAAAGTGGCAAAAatgaggcagtggtggcacaagacTTTAAACCcggcacttggaaagcagaggcaggcagatttctgagttcgaggccagcctggtctacagagtgagttccaggacagctagggctacacagagaaaccctatctcgaaaaacaaaacaaacaaacaagcaaacaaaacaaacagaaaaaccccaAAAAGtgtcaaaaatgaaaacaatgccCCTTTCCATCATGCACTATCAATAACATGGACTATCAAtactaaagatttttttctcacactgTCAATGGCAAGAATGACACTATGGTGGTTATGTGACTGGCTATCAACGTAACCATCCACACTGCCTTCTGGTCCTTCTCTCCTGGTAGTTATGTGGCTGGCCATGAACGTAACCATCCACAGTGACTTCTGGAATGACACTGTGTTGGTCATGTGGCTGACTTCTGGAATGACACTATGGTGGTTATGTGGCTGGCCATGAACGTAACCATCCACACTGACTTCTGGAATGACACTGTGGTGGTCATGTGGCTGGCTATCAACCATCCACACTGCCTTCTGGAATGACACTGTGGTGGTTATGTGGCTGACCGTCAACGTAACCATCCACACTGCCTTCTGGAATGACACTGTGTTGGTCATATGGCTGACTTCTGGAATGACACTATGGTGGTCATGCGGCTGGCCATCAACCATCCACACTGACTTCTGGAATGACACTATGGTGGTTATGTGACTGGCCATCAACCATCCACACTGACTTCTGGAATGACACTATGGTGGTTATGTGGCTGGCCATCAACCATCCACACTGACTTCTGGAATGACACTATGGTGGTCATGCGGTTGGCCATCAATGTAACCATCCACACTGCCTTCTGGAATGACACTATGGTGGTCATGCGGCTGGCCNNNNNNNNNNNNNNNNNNNNNNNNNNNNNNNNNNNNNNNNNNNNNNNNNNNNNNNNNNNNNNNNNNNNNNNNNNNNNNNNNNNNNNNNNNNNNNNNNNNNNNNNNNNNNNNNNNNNNNNNNNNNNNNNNNNNNNNNNNNNNNNNNNNNNNNNNNNNNNNNNNNNNNNNNNNNNNNNNNNNNNNNNNNNNNNNNNNNNNNNNNNNNNNNNNNNNNNNNNNNNNNNNNNNNNNNNNNNNNNNNNNNNNNNNNNNNNNNNNNNNNNNNNNNNNNNNNNNNNNNNNNNNNNNNNNNNNNNNNNNNNNNNNNNNNNNNNNNNNNNNNNNNNNNNNNNNNNNNNNNNNNNNNNNNNNNNNNNNNNNNNNNNNNNNNNNNNNNNNNNNNNNNNNNNNNNNNNNNNNNNNNNNNNNNNNNNNNNNNNNNNNNNNNNNNNNNNNNNNNNNNNNNNNNNNNNNNNNNNNNNNNNNNNNNNNNNNNNNNNNNNNNNNNNNNNNNNNNNNNNNNNNNNNNNNNNNNNNNNNNNNNNNNNNNNNNNNNNNNNNNNNNNNNNNNNNNNNNNNNNNNNNNNNNNNNNNNNNNNNNNNNNNNNNNNNNNNNNNNNNNNNNNNNNNNNNNNNNNNNNNNNNNNNNNNNNNNNNNNNNNNNNNNNNNNNNNNNNNNNNNNNNNNNNNNNNNNNNNNNNNN is part of the Mastomys coucha isolate ucsf_1 unplaced genomic scaffold, UCSF_Mcou_1 pScaffold14, whole genome shotgun sequence genome and harbors:
- the Gin1 gene encoding gypsy retrotransposon integrase-like protein 1 isoform X1, translated to MVRSGKNGDLHLKQIAYYKRTGEYHPTTLSSERSGIRRAAKKFVFKEKKLFYVGKDRKQNRLVVVSEEEKKKVLRECHENGPGVHHGISRTLTLVESSYYWTSVTNDVKQWVYACQHCQVAKNTVIVAAQQHLPMMGNPWSVVTVDLMGPFHTSNRSHVYAIIMTDWFTKWVMILPLCDVSASEISKAIINIFFLYGPPQKIIMDQRDEFIEQINVELYRLFGAKEIVISHTSGSVNPAESTPSTIKTFLLKHCAEHPTNWDEHLPALSFAFNVTHLEPTKNTPYFQMFNRNPCVSECRPEEAGGDMSVFARIVAAVREADGVLENKAPAAGQMENNNSDEPSKSKVVKKKAKQLNPFHLKVGHEVLRQRKNWWKDGRFQSEWVGPCVIDYITESGCAVLRDNTGSRLKRPIKMSHLRPYVREYSEQDSLYLLQGSIVADHDYIGFSEIPVGTYQANILVEDATIGIADNELLISSKDHELLEYRNSKMSALVEDHSSLEKQTFTLLDSSHQVLEYLS
- the Gin1 gene encoding gypsy retrotransposon integrase-like protein 1 isoform X3; protein product: MVRSGKNGDLHLKQIAYYKRTGEYHPTTLSSERSGIRRAAKKFVFKEKKLFYVGKDRKQNRLVVVSEEEKKKVLRECHENGPGVHHGISRTLTLVESSYYWTSVTNDVKQWINVELYRLFGAKEIVISHTSGSVNPAESTPSTIKTFLLKHCAEHPTNWDEHLPALSFAFNVTHLEPTKNTPYFQMFNRNPCVSECRPEEAGGDMSVFARIVAAVREADGVLENKAPAAGQMENNNSDEPSKSKVVKKKAKQLNPFHLKVGHEVLRQRKNWWKDGRFQSEWVGPCVIDYITESGCAVLRDNTGSRLKRPIKMSHLRPYVREYSEQDSLYLLQGSIVADHDYIGFSEIPVGTYQANILVEDATIGIADNELLISSKDHELLEYRNSKMSALVEDHSSLEKQTFTLLDSSHQVLEYLS
- the Gin1 gene encoding gypsy retrotransposon integrase-like protein 1 isoform X2, which produces MVRSGKNGDLHLKQIAYYKRTGEYHPTTLSSERSGIRRAAKKFVFKEKKLFYVGKDRKQNRLVVVSEEEKKKVLRECHENGPGVHHGISRTLTLVESSYYWTSVTNDVKQWKIIMDQRDEFIEQINVELYRLFGAKEIVISHTSGSVNPAESTPSTIKTFLLKHCAEHPTNWDEHLPALSFAFNVTHLEPTKNTPYFQMFNRNPCVSECRPEEAGGDMSVFARIVAAVREADGVLENKAPAAGQMENNNSDEPSKSKVVKKKAKQLNPFHLKVGHEVLRQRKNWWKDGRFQSEWVGPCVIDYITESGCAVLRDNTGSRLKRPIKMSHLRPYVREYSEQDSLYLLQGSIVADHDYIGFSEIPVGTYQANILVEDATIGIADNELLISSKDHELLEYRNSKMSALVEDHSSLEKQTFTLLDSSHQVLEYLS